A window of the Nocardia sp. NBC_01329 genome harbors these coding sequences:
- a CDS encoding HemK2/MTQ2 family protein methyltransferase yields MSPVFVRVPGVYRPQPDTRLLARAMTDAALPQGAQVLDACTGTGALAIHAARSGAAAVTAVDLSRAALASAWFNSRLYGVRLELLWGDITRVVEGRTFDVVVANPPYVPSRTHPPEVGPARAWDAGWHGRHLLDPLCEMMPQLLSSGGTALIVHSAVSGIAASLTRLRTGGLKATVVARTVVPFGPVMRSRVGWLRDRSLIQPEQEHEELVVIRADRTR; encoded by the coding sequence GTGAGTCCGGTGTTCGTCCGTGTCCCCGGGGTGTACCGCCCGCAACCCGATACCAGACTGCTGGCGCGGGCAATGACCGATGCCGCGCTGCCGCAGGGAGCGCAGGTACTCGACGCGTGCACCGGAACCGGAGCGCTGGCGATCCACGCCGCGCGGTCCGGGGCCGCGGCCGTGACGGCGGTGGACCTCTCGCGTGCCGCGCTCGCCTCGGCCTGGTTCAACAGCCGGCTCTACGGAGTGCGGCTGGAACTGCTGTGGGGAGATATCACCCGGGTGGTCGAGGGGCGAACCTTCGATGTGGTCGTCGCCAACCCGCCGTATGTGCCGAGCCGGACGCATCCACCCGAAGTGGGCCCGGCACGTGCCTGGGATGCGGGATGGCACGGCCGCCACCTGCTCGACCCGCTGTGCGAGATGATGCCGCAACTGCTCAGCTCGGGCGGTACCGCACTGATCGTGCACTCCGCCGTCTCCGGTATCGCCGCCAGTCTCACCCGATTGCGCACAGGCGGGTTGAAAGCGACCGTCGTGGCACGCACCGTCGTCCCCTTCGGTCCGGTGATGCGCAGTCGCGTCGGCTGGCTGCGGGATCGCAGCCTGATCCAACCCGAACAGGAGCACGAGGAATTGGTGGTCATCCGTGCCGACAGAACCCGCTGA
- a CDS encoding CDGSH iron-sulfur domain-containing protein, protein MPTEPADPPPGPDELLAAIRPVGATGTSDGAEPPNTPAPPGAALDGPDRPAAPGSRRITFTAAGPALIEGPLEVIAPNGDRILADRFLVALCTCKRSGSYPLCDTSHRRRARRSDEDREGP, encoded by the coding sequence GTGCCGACAGAACCCGCTGACCCACCACCCGGCCCCGACGAGCTACTCGCCGCGATCCGGCCGGTCGGCGCCACCGGCACGTCCGACGGGGCCGAGCCCCCGAACACCCCCGCGCCCCCCGGCGCGGCCCTCGACGGGCCGGATCGGCCGGCGGCGCCGGGATCGCGCCGGATCACGTTCACCGCAGCAGGACCGGCTTTGATCGAGGGACCACTGGAAGTGATCGCACCGAACGGGGACCGCATTCTCGCCGACCGCTTCCTGGTCGCGCTGTGCACCTGTAAACGGTCCGGTAGCTACCCACTGTGCGATACGAGTCATCGCCGGCGGGCCCGGCGCTCCGATGAGGACCGTGAAGGGCCGTAG
- a CDS encoding nucleotidyltransferase family protein, producing the protein MAPTHQQLLHALTRAANALTHHDIPFAVAGGCAVYARGGPPSDHDVDLFVKPADCARARTELARAGLRIADAAEDWLTKAYDGDTLIDIIHRPNNREVDDALLARAEVMRVGPTVAPVVHGTDLLVDKLLVFDAHRLDLSPLLRISRDLREQVDWVSVRAQTEHSPYARAFLGLIDDLGIADTRTGDRTSRRAG; encoded by the coding sequence ATGGCTCCGACCCATCAGCAGTTGCTCCATGCGCTGACGCGAGCCGCGAACGCGTTGACCCACCACGACATCCCCTTCGCCGTGGCGGGCGGATGCGCGGTCTACGCACGAGGCGGTCCCCCTTCGGACCACGATGTCGACCTCTTCGTCAAGCCCGCCGACTGCGCCCGGGCGCGTACCGAACTGGCACGGGCGGGGCTTCGTATCGCCGACGCCGCCGAGGACTGGCTCACCAAGGCCTACGACGGCGACACCCTCATCGATATCATCCACCGGCCCAACAACCGGGAGGTCGACGACGCATTGCTGGCGCGGGCGGAGGTCATGCGCGTGGGCCCGACGGTAGCGCCGGTGGTCCACGGCACCGACCTGCTGGTCGACAAACTGCTGGTCTTCGACGCGCACCGGCTGGACTTGAGCCCGCTCCTGCGGATCTCCCGCGACCTGCGCGAACAGGTGGACTGGGTGTCTGTCCGCGCGCAGACCGAGCATTCGCCATACGCGCGCGCTTTTCTCGGGTTGATCGACGATCTCGGGATCGCCGACACTCGCACAGGTGATCGAACATCGAGAAGGGCCGGATAG
- a CDS encoding BON domain-containing protein, with protein sequence MSQNHNRAAGRPPEYLAAELHRALTEDPRTAEQGVRVRIRGDVVVLDGEVGTAQRRRLLEDVVHEIAPDAQIHNDVHVAAMPGPGECEDLGD encoded by the coding sequence ATGTCACAGAATCACAACCGGGCGGCGGGACGACCACCGGAATACCTGGCCGCCGAACTGCACCGGGCATTGACCGAGGACCCTCGAACCGCGGAACAAGGGGTTCGAGTACGTATCCGCGGGGATGTGGTGGTACTCGACGGAGAAGTGGGCACCGCGCAGCGGCGGCGCCTGCTGGAGGACGTGGTGCACGAGATAGCGCCGGATGCGCAGATCCACAACGACGTACACGTGGCCGCGATGCCCGGCCCGGGCGAATGCGAGGACCTCGGTGACTGA
- a CDS encoding metallophosphoesterase family protein, with protein MRIAAVGDVHLGTDSRGILRPALRGLPDRADVLLLAGDLTNHGTLPEAEVVAAEFTDIGVPVIAVLGNHDHHSDLQDEIAAMLGDAGIAVLEGSATTVTVGDRTLGVAGTKGFGGGFAGKCASVFGESLMRDFAGHTVDLAAGLDTALAGLDTDVTVALTHYSPVSDTLHGEPREIYPFLGSYLLGEPIDTHGADLALHGHAHAGTERGSTPGGIRVRNVAQPVIRSAFAVYELHPRPVPDPAHTATALTR; from the coding sequence ATGCGGATCGCCGCTGTGGGGGATGTCCACCTGGGGACCGACTCCCGGGGAATACTGCGTCCCGCGTTGCGCGGGCTACCGGACCGCGCAGATGTACTGCTGCTGGCAGGTGATCTGACCAATCACGGAACCCTGCCGGAAGCCGAGGTGGTGGCCGCGGAATTCACCGATATCGGTGTTCCGGTGATCGCGGTGCTCGGCAACCACGACCATCACAGCGATCTCCAGGACGAGATCGCCGCAATGCTGGGCGACGCGGGGATCGCCGTTCTCGAGGGCAGCGCCACCACGGTCACGGTCGGTGATCGGACACTGGGCGTGGCGGGCACGAAGGGGTTCGGCGGCGGTTTCGCGGGCAAATGCGCCAGCGTGTTCGGGGAGAGTCTGATGCGCGATTTCGCCGGACACACCGTCGACCTGGCCGCCGGTCTGGATACGGCGCTGGCGGGTCTGGACACCGATGTCACGGTCGCCCTGACCCACTATTCCCCCGTCAGCGATACCTTGCACGGCGAACCGCGGGAGATCTATCCGTTCCTGGGCTCCTATCTGCTCGGTGAGCCCATCGACACGCACGGCGCCGATCTGGCGCTGCACGGCCACGCCCACGCCGGTACCGAACGCGGCAGTACCCCGGGCGGTATCCGGGTCCGCAATGTCGCCCAGCCGGTGATCCGATCGGCTTTCGCGGTGTACGAACTGCATCCGCGACCGGTCCCCGACCCAGCGCACACCGCAACCGCGCTGACCCGCTGA
- a CDS encoding nuclear transport factor 2 family protein codes for MDSPTLADRLEITDLLTRYATAVDSKDWALYRSVFTADAHIDYSTAGGPVGDRETVVERLTEQLGLFTRTQHFISNIAVELDGDSAKVRAMFFNPMIVSPGKQFTCGGWYNHELIRTPDGWRSTRLIEEAAWFDGIEAAFSP; via the coding sequence ATGGATTCACCGACCCTCGCCGATCGGCTCGAGATCACCGATCTGCTCACGCGCTACGCCACCGCCGTCGACAGTAAGGACTGGGCGTTGTACCGGTCGGTGTTCACCGCCGACGCGCATATCGACTACAGCACCGCCGGTGGACCGGTCGGTGATCGCGAGACTGTGGTGGAGCGGCTGACCGAACAGCTGGGCCTCTTCACCCGCACACAGCATTTCATCTCCAATATCGCGGTCGAACTCGACGGGGACAGTGCGAAAGTGCGGGCGATGTTCTTCAACCCGATGATCGTGTCGCCCGGTAAACAGTTCACCTGCGGCGGCTGGTACAACCACGAACTGATCCGTACTCCCGACGGCTGGCGCAGCACCCGGCTGATCGAGGAAGCGGCCTGGTTCGACGGCATCGAGGCTGCCTTCTCCCCGTAG
- a CDS encoding alpha/beta hydrolase, translated as MASRRTRALSVFLRITRKRGMATPERARAAMAEPAGAHTPPSRFRRRHRVTGRLVEGFPCYTVAPRTAPESGKVVIYLHGGSFFREISWWHWRFIDRLVTAGHRVEVPIYPLAPRYTYRAALPYLVAVYRQVIGDVDPGRVVLAGDSAGGTLALLLAQALPATGLPAPARLILLAPCLDMRLCNPEIDGVEAADPWLARPGLLEAGRVWAGGDDLGLPELSPINGPLDRLPETDLFIGTHDILYPDARLFAQHAGARVRFIEEPGAFHVYPLAPVPEARPVVKAVLTTVDAL; from the coding sequence ATGGCCAGCCGCCGTACCCGAGCGTTGTCGGTATTCCTGCGGATCACGCGCAAACGCGGTATGGCGACCCCGGAGCGGGCCCGCGCCGCCATGGCCGAACCGGCCGGCGCCCACACTCCGCCGTCGCGGTTCCGCCGCCGCCACCGGGTCACCGGCCGGCTCGTCGAGGGCTTCCCCTGCTACACCGTCGCACCCCGGACAGCACCGGAATCCGGGAAAGTGGTGATCTATCTGCACGGCGGCAGCTTCTTCCGCGAGATCAGCTGGTGGCACTGGCGATTCATCGATCGGTTGGTGACCGCGGGGCACCGGGTCGAGGTGCCGATCTATCCGCTGGCGCCGCGGTATACCTATCGGGCGGCGCTGCCATATCTCGTCGCGGTCTACCGGCAGGTGATCGGAGATGTCGATCCCGGACGGGTGGTCCTCGCCGGGGATTCGGCCGGTGGCACGCTGGCGCTACTGCTCGCCCAGGCGCTGCCCGCTACCGGGCTGCCCGCTCCGGCGCGGCTGATCCTGCTGGCGCCGTGTCTCGATATGCGGCTGTGCAATCCGGAGATCGACGGAGTGGAAGCCGCCGACCCCTGGCTGGCGCGGCCCGGGCTGCTCGAAGCCGGCAGGGTGTGGGCCGGCGGTGACGATCTCGGGCTGCCGGAGCTCAGTCCGATCAACGGCCCGCTCGATCGGCTACCGGAAACGGATCTCTTCATCGGGACACACGACATCCTGTATCCCGATGCGCGGTTGTTCGCCCAACACGCCGGAGCGAGAGTACGTTTCATCGAGGAGCCCGGTGCGTTCCACGTATACCCGCTCGCTCCGGTGCCGGAGGCACGGCCTGTGGTGAAAGCAGTCTTGACCACTGTCGACGCATTGTGA
- the der gene encoding ribosome biogenesis GTPase Der, whose protein sequence is MSGETMSDVLAGDGVWSDESEWELTDLDGDPEAADHVPMPTLAVVGRPNVGKSTLVNRILGRREAVVEDVPGVTRDRVSYEANWAGRRFWVQDTGGWEPDAKGLQQSVARQAELAMNTADAIVLVVDAVVGATATDEAAVKVLRRAKTPVILVANKVDDQRLEADASALWSLGLGEPRMVSAAHGRGTGDLLDDILDVLPETPRETTGPGGGPRRVALVGKPNVGKSSLLNKLSGDERSVVHDIAGTTVDPVDSLVELGGKVWRFVDTAGLRRKVANASGTEFYASLRTKSALEASEVAIMLIDASQPVTEQDLRVISLVADSGRALVLAFNKWDLVDEDRRLQLDREVDRDLVRVPWAQRVNISAQTGRAVQKLVPAMETALESWDKRIPTGRLNTWLKEVIAATPPPMRGGRLPRVLFATQATTRPPTFVLFSTGFLEAGYRRFLERRLREEFGFDGSPVRISVRVREKRPRK, encoded by the coding sequence ATGAGCGGGGAAACCATGAGCGACGTGCTCGCCGGCGACGGTGTGTGGAGCGATGAATCCGAGTGGGAACTCACCGATCTCGACGGTGATCCCGAGGCGGCCGATCATGTCCCGATGCCGACCCTGGCCGTGGTCGGCCGCCCGAACGTGGGGAAGTCGACGCTGGTCAACCGCATTCTCGGCCGCCGCGAGGCGGTCGTCGAGGATGTGCCCGGGGTGACCAGGGACCGGGTGTCCTACGAGGCCAACTGGGCCGGCCGCCGCTTCTGGGTGCAGGACACCGGCGGCTGGGAACCGGATGCCAAAGGGTTGCAGCAGTCGGTGGCGCGACAGGCCGAACTGGCCATGAACACCGCCGACGCGATTGTGCTGGTGGTCGACGCGGTGGTCGGCGCGACCGCCACGGACGAGGCCGCGGTGAAGGTGCTGCGGCGGGCGAAGACCCCGGTCATTCTGGTCGCCAACAAGGTCGACGATCAGCGGTTGGAGGCCGACGCGTCCGCGCTGTGGTCGCTGGGCCTCGGGGAGCCACGGATGGTGTCCGCCGCGCACGGCCGCGGTACGGGCGATCTGCTCGACGATATCCTCGACGTACTTCCGGAGACTCCGCGGGAAACCACCGGGCCCGGTGGTGGGCCGCGCCGAGTGGCGCTGGTCGGCAAACCGAATGTCGGTAAATCGAGCCTGCTGAACAAGCTGAGCGGTGACGAGCGCTCGGTGGTGCACGATATCGCCGGCACCACTGTCGACCCGGTGGACTCGCTGGTCGAATTGGGCGGCAAGGTATGGCGTTTCGTCGATACCGCCGGACTGCGGCGCAAGGTCGCCAACGCCAGCGGTACCGAGTTCTACGCCTCGCTGCGTACCAAATCGGCATTGGAAGCCTCCGAGGTGGCGATCATGCTGATCGATGCCTCTCAGCCCGTCACCGAACAGGATCTGCGGGTGATCAGCCTGGTCGCCGATTCCGGGCGGGCGCTGGTGCTGGCGTTCAACAAATGGGATCTGGTGGACGAGGATCGCCGGTTGCAGCTCGATCGTGAGGTCGATCGTGATCTGGTGCGGGTGCCGTGGGCGCAGCGGGTCAATATCTCCGCGCAGACGGGCCGGGCGGTGCAGAAACTGGTCCCGGCCATGGAAACCGCTCTCGAATCCTGGGACAAGCGTATTCCGACCGGCCGGTTGAACACCTGGCTGAAAGAGGTGATCGCCGCGACGCCGCCGCCGATGCGCGGCGGGCGGCTGCCGCGAGTACTGTTCGCGACCCAGGCCACCACCAGGCCGCCGACTTTCGTCCTGTTCAGCACCGGTTTCCTGGAGGCCGGCTACCGCCGGTTCCTGGAGCGGCGGCTGCGGGAGGAGTTCGGCTTCGACGGATCACCGGTGCGGATCTCGGTCCGGGTGCGGGAGAAGCGCCCTCGGAAGTGA
- the cmk gene encoding (d)CMP kinase has protein sequence MDGPSGTGKSSVSRRLAVRLSARYLDTGAMYRVATLQVLRAGIDPADAAAVAAEVTDMPLRIGTDPERELIELDGDDVRTEIRGAEVTAAVSAVSAVPEVREQLVALQREIAVSAGRIVVEGRDIGTTVLPHADAKIYLTASAQARAHRRNQQNIVEGRGDDYAGVLADVERRDRLDSTRAVSPLRRAEDAVQVDTSDLTMDETIEELYHEVGRQLECPRDRQVAGRRGVAG, from the coding sequence ATGGACGGTCCCTCGGGAACCGGGAAGTCCAGTGTGTCGCGTCGGCTGGCGGTTCGGCTTTCGGCCCGCTACCTCGACACCGGGGCCATGTACCGGGTCGCCACGCTGCAGGTGCTACGGGCCGGGATCGACCCGGCCGATGCCGCGGCGGTCGCCGCGGAGGTCACCGATATGCCGTTGCGGATCGGCACGGATCCGGAACGGGAACTGATCGAACTCGACGGTGACGATGTCCGCACCGAGATCCGCGGGGCCGAGGTCACGGCGGCCGTTTCGGCCGTTTCGGCCGTACCGGAGGTCCGTGAGCAACTGGTCGCCTTGCAGCGCGAGATCGCGGTGAGCGCGGGCCGCATTGTGGTCGAAGGCCGCGATATCGGCACCACCGTGCTGCCCCACGCCGACGCCAAGATCTATCTGACGGCGTCCGCGCAGGCACGCGCGCATCGGCGCAATCAGCAGAACATCGTCGAGGGCCGCGGCGACGACTACGCCGGAGTGCTCGCGGATGTGGAGCGCCGCGACCGTCTCGATTCGACGCGCGCGGTCTCGCCGCTGCGGCGGGCCGAGGACGCGGTGCAGGTCGATACCAGTGACCTGACCATGGACGAGACCATCGAAGAGCTCTACCACGAGGTCGGCCGGCAGCTCGAGTGCCCGCGGGATCGTCAGGTGGCCGGACGCCGGGGAGTTGCCGGATGA
- a CDS encoding pseudouridine synthase, with translation MKTPARRDGIPDRRKSGDQPARAGRGRSASSAGDARRGNTDSSRTGRAGGPRSTERGARSDQVPRSGRAAGSEAPADGRGARPAGDRGGSATAGRSGAGRGGPAGASRGGGPTGGSRGGSAAAGRGGSAGSRTGGRPGGGAAPRKTQTARSGGGSPQLNNAKPARRQHVEPDETGHEKLPWGEGERLQKVLAKAGVASRRAAEEMIEQGRVEVDGIIVREQGLRIDPENAVVRVDGTRVVVRGELVHLALNKPKGWQSTMSDDLGRPCVGDIVAERVSAGQRLFHVGRLDADTEGLLLLTNDGDLAHRLMHPSYEVSKTYLATVQGEVHRPIGKILREGVELDDGPASVDRFQVLEVDAGRSLVKVVLHEGRKHIVRRLLDAVGHPVIRLVRTHIGPVVLNDQRPGTLRVLGRDEIGKLYEAVSL, from the coding sequence GTGAAAACACCCGCTCGCCGTGATGGCATACCGGATCGTAGGAAAAGTGGTGACCAGCCCGCTCGGGCCGGTCGCGGACGGAGCGCCTCCAGTGCAGGGGACGCCCGCCGAGGAAATACCGATTCGTCTCGCACCGGTCGTGCCGGGGGACCGCGCAGTACCGAGCGTGGGGCCCGTAGCGATCAGGTGCCGCGTTCCGGGCGGGCCGCCGGATCGGAGGCGCCGGCCGATGGTCGTGGCGCCCGGCCCGCGGGAGATCGGGGTGGTTCCGCGACAGCGGGTCGTTCCGGGGCCGGCCGGGGTGGTCCCGCGGGCGCGAGCCGCGGCGGCGGTCCCACCGGCGGGAGCCGTGGCGGCTCGGCCGCGGCCGGTCGTGGCGGGTCTGCCGGATCGCGGACCGGTGGCCGGCCCGGCGGGGGTGCGGCGCCCCGTAAGACTCAGACTGCCCGCTCCGGTGGCGGCTCTCCGCAGCTGAACAATGCGAAACCGGCCCGTCGCCAGCATGTGGAACCGGATGAGACCGGTCACGAGAAGTTGCCCTGGGGCGAAGGCGAGCGTCTGCAGAAGGTACTGGCCAAGGCCGGGGTGGCCTCACGCCGCGCCGCCGAGGAGATGATCGAGCAGGGCCGGGTCGAGGTCGACGGCATCATCGTGCGCGAACAGGGCCTGCGTATCGACCCGGAGAACGCGGTCGTACGGGTGGACGGTACCCGGGTGGTGGTGCGCGGGGAGCTGGTGCATCTGGCACTGAACAAACCCAAGGGCTGGCAGTCCACCATGTCCGACGATCTGGGTCGTCCCTGTGTCGGCGATATCGTCGCCGAGCGGGTCTCGGCGGGGCAGCGTTTGTTCCATGTGGGCCGGTTGGACGCCGATACCGAGGGGCTGCTGCTGCTCACCAACGACGGTGATCTCGCTCATCGGCTGATGCACCCCTCCTACGAGGTGTCCAAGACCTATTTGGCGACCGTGCAGGGCGAAGTGCACCGTCCGATCGGCAAGATCCTGCGTGAGGGCGTGGAGCTCGACGACGGGCCAGCTTCGGTGGACCGATTCCAGGTGCTGGAGGTCGACGCGGGACGTTCCCTGGTGAAGGTGGTGTTGCACGAGGGGCGCAAACATATCGTGCGGCGGCTGCTGGACGCGGTCGGGCATCCGGTCATCCGGCTCGTTCGCACCCATATCGGTCCGGTGGTCCTGAACGATCAACGTCCGGGCACGCTGCGTGTGCTGGGGCGCGATGAAATCGGCAAACTCTACGAGGCGGTGTCTTTGTGA
- the scpB gene encoding SMC-Scp complex subunit ScpB, which translates to MGETVTDFAPEPLDDDEFRAALEALLLVVDTPAPVEQLAAALEEAPHRVERTLREMAAELASRRSGIDLRFAGDGWRFYTRSEYAPYVERMLLDGARSKLTRAALETLAVVAYRQPVTRARVSAVRGVNVDGVMRTLLARGLITEAGTDPETNGTLYGTTELFLERIGLASLSDLPALAPLLPGVDLIDEINDSLETDPRYTRLRKPAEDDLRLGAED; encoded by the coding sequence GTGGGCGAGACTGTGACCGATTTCGCCCCCGAGCCGTTGGACGACGACGAGTTCCGGGCGGCACTCGAGGCGTTACTGCTCGTGGTGGACACTCCGGCGCCGGTAGAGCAGCTGGCCGCCGCCTTGGAAGAGGCCCCGCATCGGGTGGAGCGGACCCTGCGGGAGATGGCGGCGGAGCTGGCCTCCCGGCGCAGTGGGATCGATCTGCGTTTCGCCGGGGACGGGTGGCGCTTCTATACTCGCAGCGAGTACGCACCGTATGTGGAGCGTATGTTGCTCGACGGCGCCCGGTCGAAGCTGACCAGGGCGGCTCTGGAGACGCTGGCGGTGGTGGCATACCGTCAGCCGGTGACCCGGGCTCGGGTCAGCGCGGTGCGCGGTGTCAACGTCGACGGTGTGATGCGCACCCTGCTGGCCAGGGGATTGATCACCGAGGCGGGCACCGACCCGGAAACCAACGGCACGCTGTACGGCACCACCGAACTGTTCCTGGAACGGATCGGGTTGGCGTCGTTGAGCGATCTGCCGGCACTGGCGCCGCTATTGCCGGGCGTCGACCTGATCGACGAGATCAACGACAGTCTGGAGACGGATCCCCGTTACACCAGGCTGCGCAAACCCGCCGAGGACGATCTGAGACTCGGCGCCGAGGATTGA
- a CDS encoding segregation and condensation protein A: MNGPTPPALSKTNEPAPPAVVTGTDAEKSGFHLRLSNFEGPFDLLLQLISQRRLDVTEVALHKVTDEFIAYTKALTASLDQPGNSLRTDKILDQTTEFLVVAATLLDLKAARLLPSGEVTDPEDLELLEARDLLFARLLQYRAFKQVAELFAELEAVALRRYPRSVGLEERFASLLPEVNLGVDAAGFADIAAAAFRPRPVPTVGLDHLHAHSISVAEQATLVLERLRARGVGVWTTFADLVADCAAPIQIVARFLALLELYRGKTIEFDQPDPLGPLAVRWIGDDEEGAPAPVTIEEDYG, from the coding sequence GTGAACGGGCCGACCCCGCCCGCACTATCGAAGACGAACGAACCCGCCCCGCCCGCGGTGGTCACGGGCACGGACGCGGAGAAGTCCGGTTTCCATCTGCGGTTGAGCAATTTCGAGGGCCCTTTCGATTTGCTGTTGCAGTTGATCTCGCAACGCCGTCTCGATGTGACCGAGGTGGCGCTGCACAAGGTCACCGACGAGTTCATCGCCTACACCAAGGCGTTGACGGCGAGTCTCGATCAGCCGGGTAATTCGCTGCGTACGGACAAGATCCTCGATCAGACCACCGAATTCCTGGTGGTGGCCGCGACTCTGCTGGACCTGAAAGCCGCGCGGCTGCTGCCTTCGGGTGAGGTGACCGACCCCGAGGATCTGGAACTGCTCGAGGCCCGGGATCTGCTGTTCGCCCGGCTGCTGCAGTATCGGGCGTTCAAACAGGTCGCCGAGTTGTTCGCGGAGCTGGAGGCGGTGGCACTGCGCCGCTATCCGCGAAGTGTGGGCCTGGAGGAGCGATTCGCGAGTCTGCTACCCGAGGTGAACCTCGGGGTGGACGCCGCCGGTTTCGCCGATATCGCGGCGGCTGCGTTCCGGCCCCGCCCGGTGCCGACGGTGGGGCTGGATCATCTGCACGCGCATTCGATATCGGTGGCCGAGCAGGCGACGCTGGTGCTGGAGCGGTTACGTGCCCGGGGCGTGGGCGTCTGGACTACTTTCGCCGATCTGGTGGCCGATTGCGCGGCGCCGATCCAAATCGTTGCCCGGTTCCTTGCTTTGCTGGAGCTGTACCGGGGTAAAACGATCGAGTTCGACCAGCCCGACCCCCTGGGCCCGCTCGCCGTTCGCTGGATCGGTGACGACGAGGAGGGCGCCCCCGCGCCGGTAACCATCGAAGAGGACTACGGATGA
- a CDS encoding ParA family protein, with amino-acid sequence MWGAGPEPIPSDAALGPTGRPLRQVPDPPDPSHEGHALIVAMCNQKGGVGKTTSTINLGAALAEYGRRVLLVDLDPQGALSAGLGVAHHDLDQTVHNLLIGTPVSADDVLMKTKVENLDLLPSNIDLSAAEIQLVNEVGREHSLGRALEPIRDRYDYILIDCQPSLGLLTVNALACSNGVIIPMECEYFSLRGLALLNDTVEKVRDRLNPRLSLYGIVVTMFDARLLHSRQVMARVVEVFGELVYDTAIARTVRFPDASVAGEPITTWAPKSSGAEAYRAMAREVIHRSGR; translated from the coding sequence GTGTGGGGCGCGGGCCCCGAACCCATTCCCTCAGACGCCGCACTGGGGCCGACGGGGCGGCCCTTGCGCCAGGTTCCCGATCCGCCCGATCCGTCACATGAGGGCCATGCGCTCATCGTGGCCATGTGCAACCAGAAGGGCGGAGTCGGCAAGACCACCTCGACCATCAACCTGGGTGCGGCGCTGGCCGAGTACGGTCGCCGGGTGCTGCTGGTGGATCTCGATCCGCAGGGCGCGCTGTCGGCGGGCCTGGGTGTGGCACATCACGATCTGGATCAGACCGTGCACAATCTGCTCATCGGGACGCCGGTCTCCGCGGACGACGTCCTGATGAAGACCAAGGTCGAGAACCTGGATCTGCTGCCCAGCAATATCGATCTGTCGGCGGCGGAGATCCAGCTGGTGAACGAAGTCGGCCGGGAGCATTCGCTGGGGCGAGCGCTGGAGCCGATCCGCGACCGCTACGACTACATCCTCATCGATTGCCAGCCTTCGCTCGGTCTGCTCACCGTGAACGCGCTCGCCTGCTCGAACGGGGTGATCATCCCGATGGAGTGCGAGTACTTCTCGTTGCGCGGGCTGGCATTGCTCAACGACACGGTGGAGAAGGTCCGGGACCGGCTCAATCCACGGTTGAGCCTGTACGGCATCGTGGTGACCATGTTCGATGCCCGGCTGCTGCATTCCCGTCAGGTGATGGCACGGGTGGTCGAGGTCTTCGGGGAACTGGTCTACGACACCGCGATCGCGCGGACGGTCCGATTCCCGGACGCCAGTGTCGCCGGTGAACCGATCACCACCTGGGCGCCGAAGTCGAGTGGCGCCGAGGCATATCGGGCGATGGCACGGGAAGTCATCCACCGGTCCGGTCGGTGA